The following DNA comes from Bombus terrestris chromosome 2, iyBomTerr1.2, whole genome shotgun sequence.
taaaataaaaataccttcTTTTCTATAGTTAGATGTAATTTTACCTCaactttaaatatttccatttgCCGTTCTTTCCAAGTTTCTAACTCATCCACTATTTTATATGCTAAACTATCATCTAAGATTGGTGGCCCTAAGTTTTCATCTAATTCCAAACcaaatattttgtaatgttATATTCTCATGCATAGgtgaaacaaattaataaaaagtcatGTACGTTAAAGACTTACTAGGAATGGTTTTTTTAATCCTATAATATGGACCATAATCTTGTAAATTTAGCATAACATCCAAGTTGCCAATATTATTATGTTCTATATCATACAATGGTATATTGTATTGGTACTCCAtctaaaatacatttatttaatgtatgtaagtgtaaaatataatttctaatgcattaccttattttgacaaaataattcttttgtatTAATTCTACTTTCAGATATACAAGTCTTAGTACTTCCTTCCACTTTATATATACTAATTTTTGGTGGGAAATTTAgcaataattgtttaatttcatCTTTTGctgatataaattgtaatttgcaccctatattttgtaattttactttttctccTAATGACGCTAGTATTTTTGGATGAAATGCTGAAGTAACTTCAGTTTTTGGATGATGGAAcctatattaaagaaaaaatatatatttaaataaaaaaaatccctttcatagtataaaatattaattttaactgTTACATTAGTAATTAGTAATTAGTACCGAATTTCCATATttggaataattaattttgaagataTTGCCTTTATTGCtatcaacaaaatatttaaataataacaatgataagCCTCTACACTTTTAGAGGAATTATCGATATTAGATTGACACAGCAATGTGTCAACTGAATGTGAATAAGTAGCTTTAACAGGTTGATCTCTTATAAGATCATAATTTAAAGtgtgtttatttatattattgcatCCATTTGGGggattgaaaatttgaattccatATTTTCTAAAATCACCAGCAGGATTTCTATGACAATCTATTTCACTATAATTctgaaaattacaattaaatacaATGAATATTAGTTCTAAATGTTGCTACTTTATTATCTATTCCAAACAAAGCTTACTACTTGTCTTAAGATATTCTTTAATTCCGCAGAATTAGGAGTGATGAAATCATTGATCATTGCATTTGAAGTATCCATTACTACACTTGTTTTACCTACATATTGCAATTTTAGCTGTAAATCGAGATACGAGTCTCtacattctattttattattttcattgaaatctGCTTTACATAAACAACACCGCTGATTTAGAATACTACTATTATTTTCAGTGattttaagaaattcttcaataTTATCAGTAGGGATTAATGGTTGCAAATTTACTTCCGATTGACCTAATATatgatctttatattttaaatatatgaacaGAAATGGCTTTagttgtaaatattctttgaaaaCTTTTAATGAACTTCTGATCCTtataacaattttttcattaaGTGTCCAAATATCTCCATACTCTTTTTtactttgattaaaatatacatCATTTTCTAATATCTTACACCAAAAATGTAAATTGTTTTTCATATCTGTATAATATCTCGTTGGTAGCAAAGAATCTACATATGCTGCAGATATAGCAGTGATATTCATTAAAAAGAATTCATGACAAATATCTAATGGACCTAATTGTATAAGACGTTCATCACGTAACAAAATTGGTGTTACTTTATTAGATTGAACATTTGCTTGCTGACATTCTTCCAAATTTTTTAACTGTAATTTCATACCATAATTTTTGCATTATCATTATTAAGCATTTATTTAAAAGTAACAAATGATTTACCTCTGATTGAGCATTTATTGATGTAGCTTCTAGATCATGGATACTTAAGGCAAGAAGTAACTCAGGTTTATGTATTTTGAGTTCACTTTTTAATCCTGATAGTTTATGCCAATTAGCTTTTACATTATCAATACCACTTTTAGCAAAAACTTGGGCAGATCTTAAACTAAGTAGAAGATACCCTAATTTTTCTTTGATATCATTACTTTTAACAGCAAAGCATTCTATTTTTAATGGAACTTGTCCTGATCTCATCCTATAAAGTTAAAAATTGTGTTTTAGTAACAAACATTACAAAGTATTTTGTAATAAACATTATATATGATACATACTTTCGTAGTCTGTTTTTATCTACTTCCCAAACCAAATCATGATCATATTCAGGATTTGAATTTGGTTCTATTATATCAGTTTCCAAGGAATGTCCATTTAGAGTTGCAACAATTAATGTAGGTAGCAGAATTTGTTCAAAACCTTTGCCTAAGATTGTTAACAATAAACGTTAAGTTCTTCTAACGTTTATTAAGTAACATGCTTAGGTCATATCAtggaattattgaaattaaaacaaagtTGAAATTCAGAGagaaatacatttattaatattaaaaaagcaaatatataatgcaaaattatagaattttatcCACTACAAGTcatttttaagtaaatatattaaacaattagTTTTTCtactatatttgtatattattttatgttacattATTTCGCACaagaaagattttataaataaaaggtTAACAAGTAATCAATCGTAAGATTTACCTTCTTTTATATTCAGTACAACTCGAACATCAGAATTTGCTAATTCCTCCATTGcatcataatataataaataaaaataattagtataaagtgagcaaatatttaatgaaaattaatggaATCCGTAAAATTCGAATTGGTTACTATGGATACGTAGATATTTAATAgcataacattttatttatcgcGTCAATGTTTCACGGACGGCTTATAAATTACACATgactatataatatgtattatttacacaattaataacattgaaaTCTTTATAAGATTAGATTCGCCGAAGCCCTcttgaatttatttgaaaattcaaataaacgCCATATTAGTGTCACTGAATATGaatatagataaataattaGTCGTCCAAATTGGTCTGGTAATAAAATTGAACACCgatctaatattaatttttaacttattttatcAAAATCATACAGAAAAATACACATAACATAGAAAAATTAGTCATAATCGTGAAAGAGTTGCAAGATATAAAGaagaagttaaaaaattatagaCGTATAAGAATGGAGATAGTTTGGAAAAGAGGGCGTCGGCGTCGATAGACTGTTGAGAAGCGGCGTTATTTCGTTTCAAGTTGGCAGCACTGTCAGCCTCGTAACAAATCTCACCTATGTCGAGTCGAGCGCGAGAGACAGGAGCGTAAGCTTGTCCGCGATCGTTTGTCCGCGTTCGACAGGTCTTTCAAATAGCGTGCGTGTAATCGGTGGACGGTAGAGCGTAGGGATATAAATTGTATTCGTATAACCAGTTCCGAAATAAAAGTTTGTTGGAAGGCCTGGGGAGCGAAAGGACTGCGGAGGGGACTGCAGTTAATACGGGGCTTGTGTGTGGGCATATAATAGCCGATCGGGCATACTGGTGACACGGCTGCGGATTTTTCCTTCGGCAAGAAGGAAGGAACATACGAAGCTCGCAAAGTGCATGTGCTAGTGTGCGTGTCACTATAAAAGAGTTCAGAGCCACTTCGGCGGCGCTCCCAAATCTAACTGCAGAATTGAGTCTGTGGTGGTGAGGCCGCGGTACTATCGGGCCACGATTGAGTACGATCACGATCGCACGCGGCAGGGCCGTTTGTAATGGAGGAGGTTTCCGAGTGTATTCCCGTGCGACAGAACAGTCACGGCGATGCACGCCGTATTGACTGAGACGCGATATTTATCGTTGACTATTCCCCCCGGCCGGCCGGGCAAGAGAGGCAGGTCGAAATTGGTATGGAATCGTCCAGGGTCCTCGACACGACGAACACTCGCTCCCGTCTGTGATAACCACTAGCCGCTTAGAAAGAGATAGAAgaagggagaaaaaggaaagaaagagagatagaaagCTGTTGTGTATTTTGCGCGTGTGTGTTCTCCTCGTCTGCCCTCTTCATTACGTCTTTAAGTGTAAACATTTCTCGAAATCCGTTTCGAGGTTAGGATAGCATGGGGATTGATCCCCTGAAGGCATCGACCGACGAACCGTGACACCTGCGACTCGCGTCGTGTACGCGGTGTGTGCTtttgtgtgtgcgtgcgtgtgtgtattcCTCCTTAGGAAACCGCTGGGAGTTATTATTTTCCATCGGCGACCATCCAACGGGACGAccaaagaagaaaatatgtCAAGAATGGGGATCGATCCCCGACGATTAAACGCCGTGCATCGTTTACATCATTAATTCGACTAATACAAGACTAACATCggcaacgtttttttttttaccgtaCAATCGACCTTTTCTGTCACGTTTAAACAGACTGTCGCAGATTACTCTGCCACGACAGAGGACACTTGCACCATGCAGAAAAGAGACGGTCGAGACACACAGCTACAGCTCGCGCGTAGCTCTGAACGCGAACAGGAAACGACCAAGAGGATCTCTCGTGGTAGCGGTAATGCTACCAGATTCAACGCGTATTCCTCAAGGTATAGTGTCACCTCCTCCTCTAATGTACTCATGGTCGGTCCCAACTTCCGTGTCGGCAAGAAAATTGGATCTGGCAACTTTGGAGAACTTCGACTCGGTGAGTTTGAttgtcttttcctttcttctttttttatattctttattattacatatctttctatatgtatttttttcgtttattttttgatGTACgttttacatataatatacatcaTAAATAATACACGTCATGTTAAAACGTTCGTCTCCGTCAATAATATTCGCGCGTGAAAGTGACTTTTTCAATGGCATCGAACAAAATGGAGCCACGTAAAAGAACACCCCGTGTGCTGTCGTTAGTAAGCAAGAAAGAAATCCTTCCTAACCTTTCCGGAGCGGTTCGCGTTACGGGAATGAACGGAACCTTGAAGCAACATTTCATTCCGATCGATCTTAATGGAATTCGTTTCAGCTGATCTCGCTTCGACTCGCCCGCGAGATCTTTCATCCTGTTCGGTGCACTATCACCGTatattctttctatcttttcgaCATTTACGTTCTCGAAAAATCGCGCACGCCACGAGTGCAAAGCCATCGTTTAAATTAATACTAGAATTATTTTGCAGCAGTTAAAATAcccaatttacaattttttacagaaGTTTTATAAAGTTACAGCGGtacatttttcagaattttttaatgatcatttttttacaaaatatatagacATAGATTTGCTTTTTTTCCTTATTACGTCATTTTCTGTATATCTTCCATTTTGTTTACTTCAGTAACACATTCAGAGTCTTTAACGTAATAATGTGCTTTTTTTTATAACTAAAGTATGACCAAGGACCTTTTGCTCGatagatttttcttttgtaatagaatatcttgtaatttataaaatttacttctAAAATTCCATCCGCTTTATTGCCAAATGTATTACCATCAAGCAagacaatttattaatttatcaatacAATACCAAATCTTGTAACTCgtgatttatacaatttttgttaataatgtaataatttaattgcACAAGAATGCCCAGCTTAGCCACTTACCAATGATTCCAACGAAAACACAAATATTCCCACTTGtgtgaattaaaaataacaaataatatgaaacatgaCGTTCGAAAGTAAAATTCACCAAATTTTTCTCGCAATCGCGCAGGCTTGCCATCTTCTATACAAtactttatttttgtaaaattatcgcGAACGCGTTAACAACAATGACAATGTACTTCAGCATTTCGACTTGCATCGGTATCGTCCGAAGTTCAGGTCTTACTGCGTGACGTAATTCTCCGAcgataaatttatatcttttatctaTGCTAAAAGAGAGTGTGCATCGAATATAAAGATGTTTATGTCCGCCATGGCCTCCCTGGCGATTTTATTACGTGCTCGGCTCGCACGTTCCGCGAAACGGTCGAACTTTAACATACCAATTAACGTACCATGCGCATATGCATTTTCGCACGCTTTTAACTATGAAAAAATATCGAGTATTATCGATGGTGCGAAGTTAAACAATCGACTCGTCGATTTGTTTGCTATTCCGCCACGTGACTCGGGTTAAACGAGCTCCTTCGATAAACATTGAATTTTACCAGGtataaatgttttatgtatAACCTCGCGACGAGCCAACTGTGCGTCGCGATGCTTGCAACTCCAACAACTTGTATAAACTTTTTGCTCATTGTCTTTCGTTTCGCACGCAGTCATGATAGCTACCGCTAGTGATGGACTGAAATACGTCGCAAGCAGGTACGAAAATTCAGCCAATTGAATTAAATCGTTCGGTCAAAGCAAATTCGAAGCTTCTATAAATATcttgaaacaaagaaagaagcGGCACTTTCAAGTAAAATAGGACCTAAACcttttgaattttctattagtACTTtgggaaataaaaaagaaatcctcTATTTTCCGTTAGAATCCTCTTTTACGGCTATGGTTTTTAATTACCCAGTAACGAACGCAAacgtaaaaatagaatttataggAATTCTGTTCTATCTGATTTTTTGAAATTTGCTAGAAAAATTCAACAGAATGCTAATATCTTTCTGACTCATGCGATTCGATTGCAATTTCTAAGGCGTTCGACTCGTTCAAATGTCGAAGTACGTACATAGTTAGAAGTAGATTTTCCAAACTTGCGACTACTTGTTCTGCGATTTGAAACCCACTTGTGAAGATCAAATACATATTTGGCAAATGATATAGCGAACGAATTTTGAGAATTAGATTTGATTCGGATCTCACGtgaataattatatacaaagaGGCAGTACctgttaatattattctacgtatcgcggatgtttatgtaaatctaCATTTGTACGGATataattaacacgttgaatgccaCGCCAGTTTTACAAGATTTGGCCGTGGCGCCACGATGAATCTTTTATTATGCGATACATATAATGCTGAAATATCACCTATAAGAGATATCTTACGGTGTATAATCATcattttcacttatttttcaCTTATCACTTATTTTTTGCGATTATTAATTATCTCATAATGTTTCTTTGCGTTACTAAATAACTGTTCTATGTTGTTGCGTTCCGGAATCTACCATACACCATAATCCAACCCTCGGTCATACTTAACAGATCcgtaataatcctaaggaaccaTTACAAGATTTAGCAACTTTTACTTTACTGCCAAGGCCCTTAATTACCATTAAACATCTTTCTAATCGAAACGTTCCTTAGGGTTTATTGTTCATTAAGATAAAACATGGAAAAAGTGGGTTTTTCCCATGTTCGATAGCCAGTGGTGGGGGACGCGCATAATGGATCTATgtttcatgtataaataaaattatttttatatttatactgcATTAATTTCGTCTCCCCATTGTAGTAACGAtggtaataataacaaatttataagtattgacatttgttcaaattatgtatttctagtAATCTTGGTACGCCGGTCATAGGTGACCCCCATGGCATTCAGCGTGTTAGAGAAATGGAACTTAGGTAGACATTTGCTTCATCCACTAAATATTGTATCAGTTATAAAGTCACAAAATGATAGATCTTTTTTTGGAACATGTTATGTATACGAGTGACGAGTTTTGAATTGGAAAGAGGATTGTGTTTAAAAAGTGGAAGGAATCGAGTGTTCCATAAATTCTACGGGCAAATTGAATATCCTTTGCTCTAATGGAAACACACCTGGCCGTGGCTGGCACAAAGCTTCGTGTTTTCAAAGAGAACGAATTAGGTAAACCTCTAAGCTACTATCTTGGGAGATTAGGAATATTGAACTTCGAGGATCGGTGTTGAAATCCAATAGGATCGCACGAACAATAATTAAAATCGTGATTCATCATGCGAAAATGCACTCTTCTTTGCTTCTTTGCTATCTATCAATTCTGATTAGAGTTTCAGATCGATAAGAACGTTGTgcatttcctatttttcttaCATGTACTTTATGAACTATATATACGACAGTTCACAAAAGTATTCCAACATTTGTAGAAATCTTTTAtgatatacgtacatattattatatgtatcgtacaaaacattttgaaatttcattagcactctTATGAGACCcgactatcatgattatattggtaaagttgGAAACAAATCTgggaatataatataaaaattgcaagatatttggcgtaagaaaaatatttaaacagtcaattatctaGTATATTAATAAACCTCGATAATCAGTGAGGTCATCTTCCATACTTATTATATGTTTAAGATATTAATATAAGTTTTTGCTAAACATATACGTATTCGCAATAAATATATCGTAACtttttgtatacatttttaGATTAGTTTCACATTTAAAAATGTTGTATGCGATGCGTGCGAAGTTCATGGGAAATGTTCAAATATCTTTACGAGTTACGGTAGATACAAATGtaatttagataaataaatcTATTTGCTGATTGTGTCTCGATAGGAATATCCGGTCGATCTTCAACGGGATTTGTAAAACACGTGGCTTACACCAATAAAACTTAGACGATATTAACTGTGTAAATATTGCAAAAGGAATAGGGTCTGTGTCATCAAAGTATACGCTTCTCGAAACTTCAAAGGGGATATTAAGGGACAGAGGATAAAAGGGCGTCTTCCGTGACTCTTTTCCTGTTGTCTTTCGGAAATCACTAAGCGCTCCGACAAATAACCATCTCCTTTTGCGTTGCATTAGGACGTGTTTACGCACTATCAGCTGAATTATTGCTCAGCTGGAAGTGGTCCCTCGCGCTGGCCTTATCGCCGTATTGTGCACAGTTATTCGATGTATATGGAATTTACAATTCCATCGTATCGTTTAAGTTTCGCGCGCTGCTTCGATATCTCTCAAAGATTCCAATATGAAACTTCAGTTTACGAGtcgtttttataattaattaaagggaCTGCTGCGATCAGGCGGCGTGGCTCCAATTTCTAGTAATTCGAGTAAAGCACAACAGAAAGCAATTCGAAATCAATCAAAGTCAAATCACCTTTTGCGACATGCTATAAATTCATAGTTCACTTTTGAATACGAATGCCATAGTTGAAGAACTTGATAAGTCACGTTTCTCGTTCTCTATGCAGGAGCAATTTAACAattcgatatacattgtcgATCAATTTCACGTTAAACTTGTCTTTTCACTCGATTTGGGAATTAAATTCTtgtcgtttataaaatattttataacgttacttatacgtatatatatatatagactaaCACTAAATAAGTTAAACTAACGTAACTAACTAAACTAATATTATTCGTTTGTTACGAAACATCGTAGATTTCTCGTGACAAGGACTCGAACTATGAATTTCCAACGTTAGAGGTTAGTAGGTGATTTTCAAGAATTGCTTTGCTCGTGTTCTTACGAGAATagaagagggaaagaaaggaaaaatagagCGCACGTTGTAAGGTTTCGTTACAAAGTATGATTCAAGCATACCGTGTAATCGCGTGAAATGGTCGAAGCCTGCATTCGAGAACCGCTGACGCGACATCGCGAATAGACAAGAATGTTTAGAGCAAACGTTCCTTCGTCGACGTTACGAATTAGCGAATAGTCGCCTATTCGaagatattatttttctatagatGCACGATGAGCTTCTTGTTAGCACGCCTTTCCccgagtaacgttgtaatttCGAAACGTGTCCCACAAGTATATGTATCTTGTATCGAGAACATAATGCGTGAGTGTTATCGGGACTGAAAAATTTTAGGCTCTTCCTGTGATTCATCCCTGAAAGATCAGCCGCGTGTGAATTCCCCATTTAGTTCTTCTGCCTGGATGGTTCCCTCGCCTTGTACTCGATTGCTTGTTCGGTCTCTTGTTGCGGTTATTACTGTCCGAAGATTCCGGTTTTCAGTTCTCCCTTTTGAAAAAATCATTTGTGCGTCTCGTTGGCGTTATTCAATCCTCCTCTTGGGAATCAGtagcttcttttttcttttcttctggtCGATCAGCTGATAATATGAGAAATGAGataatttcgaataaattatatcgtgAAATTAGTTGAACGGACTCAAAAAAGTGCAAGCGCAGCTGGTTTTAAATAGAACTTCATTCACCGTTTCAATCACAGTCCGTATTTTTCCGCTGTTTACAAAAACGGTATTAACGTACATGCTTTTGCCTTATAACCCAGTAAGTAATTTACGAAGAAATTAGAGTTGATTCATGAATAATCGACGACAATTACAGTATCTATACACGTATGGTAATATGATAATAGAATGACGTCGAACCgatatttaagcattaaaaaAGCAATCGTTTGATTGTTATCAATCAAACTCGTAAACACGCTATA
Coding sequences within:
- the LOC100642512 gene encoding centrosomal protein of 120 kDa isoform X2, whose translation is MRSGQVPLKIECFAVKSNDIKEKLGYLLLSLRSAQVFAKSGIDNVKANWHKLSGLKSELKIHKPELLLALSIHDLEATSINAQSELKNLEECQQANVQSNKVTPILLRDERLIQLGPLDICHEFFLMNITAISAAYVDSLLPTRYYTDMKNNLHFWCKILENDVYFNQSKKEYGDIWTLNEKIVIRIRSSLKVFKEYLQLKPFLFIYLKYKDHILGQSEVNLQPLIPTDNIEEFLKITENNSSILNQRCCLCKADFNENNKIECRDSYLDLQLKLQYVGKTSVVMDTSNAMINDFITPNSAELKNILRQVNYSEIDCHRNPAGDFRKYGIQIFNPPNGCNNINKHTLNYDLIRDQPVKATYSHSVDTLLCQSNIDNSSKSVEAYHCYYLNILLIAIKAISSKLIIPNMEIRFHHPKTEVTSAFHPKILASLGEKVKLQNIGCKLQFISAKDEIKQLLLNFPPKISIYKVEGSTKTCISESRINTKELFCQNKMEYQYNIPLYDIEHNNIGNLDVMLNLQDYGPYYRIKKTIPNENLGPPILDDSLAYKIVDELETWKERQMEIFKVELKKKEDRHLNLLSQEWQKHRENLETKLACSVEQCKMLANSLNNATEDLRTRRLKSLEKETRLIKANEDLQWRYDTKLHELKESFQMVQEELMTKIDALEKRKTALETQTEQLSTENEKLQLLVSKQSEELETYQKGSLTQDQTANLLQELKTLEKKLQNAQESKSFFKEQWAKAVREIHRMKMEHQQAIQVQIKNSKEELQNLDLEEILSADSTALTNDQILLNEIQKEIDVIKPKAYLIEKDVYSQVFTPSSVGSKISQNANKSILKRSDEQDERLQTLVEERDSLLKTGSYTIDDTVIMKLNNEIRSLMMK
- the LOC100642512 gene encoding centrosomal protein of 120 kDa isoform X1, with the protein product MEELANSDVRVVLNIKEGKGFEQILLPTLIVATLNGHSLETDIIEPNSNPEYDHDLVWEVDKNRLRKMRSGQVPLKIECFAVKSNDIKEKLGYLLLSLRSAQVFAKSGIDNVKANWHKLSGLKSELKIHKPELLLALSIHDLEATSINAQSELKNLEECQQANVQSNKVTPILLRDERLIQLGPLDICHEFFLMNITAISAAYVDSLLPTRYYTDMKNNLHFWCKILENDVYFNQSKKEYGDIWTLNEKIVIRIRSSLKVFKEYLQLKPFLFIYLKYKDHILGQSEVNLQPLIPTDNIEEFLKITENNSSILNQRCCLCKADFNENNKIECRDSYLDLQLKLQYVGKTSVVMDTSNAMINDFITPNSAELKNILRQVNYSEIDCHRNPAGDFRKYGIQIFNPPNGCNNINKHTLNYDLIRDQPVKATYSHSVDTLLCQSNIDNSSKSVEAYHCYYLNILLIAIKAISSKLIIPNMEIRFHHPKTEVTSAFHPKILASLGEKVKLQNIGCKLQFISAKDEIKQLLLNFPPKISIYKVEGSTKTCISESRINTKELFCQNKMEYQYNIPLYDIEHNNIGNLDVMLNLQDYGPYYRIKKTIPNENLGPPILDDSLAYKIVDELETWKERQMEIFKVELKKKEDRHLNLLSQEWQKHRENLETKLACSVEQCKMLANSLNNATEDLRTRRLKSLEKETRLIKANEDLQWRYDTKLHELKESFQMVQEELMTKIDALEKRKTALETQTEQLSTENEKLQLLVSKQSEELETYQKGSLTQDQTANLLQELKTLEKKLQNAQESKSFFKEQWAKAVREIHRMKMEHQQAIQVQIKNSKEELQNLDLEEILSADSTALTNDQILLNEIQKEIDVIKPKAYLIEKDVYSQVFTPSSVGSKISQNANKSILKRSDEQDERLQTLVEERDSLLKTGSYTIDDTVIMKLNNEIRSLMMK
- the LOC100642512 gene encoding centrosomal protein of 120 kDa isoform X3, with the protein product MEELANSDVRVVLNIKEGKGFEQILLPTLIVATLNGHSLETDIIEPNSNPEYDHDLVWEVDKNRLRKMRSGQVPLKIECFAVKSNDIKEKLGYLLLSLRSAQVFAKSGIDNVKANWHKLSGLKSELKIHKPELLLALSIHDLEATSINAQSENYSEIDCHRNPAGDFRKYGIQIFNPPNGCNNINKHTLNYDLIRDQPVKATYSHSVDTLLCQSNIDNSSKSVEAYHCYYLNILLIAIKAISSKLIIPNMEIRFHHPKTEVTSAFHPKILASLGEKVKLQNIGCKLQFISAKDEIKQLLLNFPPKISIYKVEGSTKTCISESRINTKELFCQNKMEYQYNIPLYDIEHNNIGNLDVMLNLQDYGPYYRIKKTIPNENLGPPILDDSLAYKIVDELETWKERQMEIFKVELKKKEDRHLNLLSQEWQKHRENLETKLACSVEQCKMLANSLNNATEDLRTRRLKSLEKETRLIKANEDLQWRYDTKLHELKESFQMVQEELMTKIDALEKRKTALETQTEQLSTENEKLQLLVSKQSEELETYQKGSLTQDQTANLLQELKTLEKKLQNAQESKSFFKEQWAKAVREIHRMKMEHQQAIQVQIKNSKEELQNLDLEEILSADSTALTNDQILLNEIQKEIDVIKPKAYLIEKDVYSQVFTPSSVGSKISQNANKSILKRSDEQDERLQTLVEERDSLLKTGSYTIDDTVIMKLNNEIRSLMMK